GCAGATAGGGACATGCAGCAGAGCATTTAGCATTCACCACAAGAAATAAGGCCCCCTCTGTTTCCCTCAAGTTGGTTCAGAAGCTAAGATAGCAATTAGCAGAGACGAGCCTGGCCccttggcaggagctgtgtgcgGTGCCTTGTTAGGGCTTGGCCTCTGGAGCACGTTGGCTGCCTCCCAGCCCTACAGGAGGCCAGGGCTGAGGCTCCAGTCTTCCTTCCAACAAGGCGGGATGTGTGGGTTGGAGTGAGGCATGGGGGGTCCCAGCTCTTGGGGCACTGTGTATTCCCTTTCTTCATGCAGTGCAGCCAGAGAATGTGGCCTGGGCAGTGGCCTGGCCAAGTGCTGTCCCACAGTGCTGAGGGCACACATTAAGCATTGCTGTGGGTGGATGTGTCCAGCAGGAAGGGTTTATGTTAGCATCTATAGTGACATGCTCCCTATTAGTCGTCTTCTAAGAAATTCCTCCTCTAGACCATGCTGAGAGAGCACCAAACACTAAAGCTTTGGCATTAGAGACGGATTGTGGGATGAGAAAGCAGCTTGGGGTTGCTTGCCTGGGGTTGTTCTGGTGCAGGTGTAGGGACATTGTAACAGAGCAGCACTGTCATATGTAAGTCTGAACTGGTGGAAGTGTCCCACAGTGGCAGCCTAGTGTCTGTGCCATGAAAAGTGTGGGCTTGAGATGCACGCAAGCTCTCTGTGGCTGAGCTGTGTGTAAAGGGACTGTCTGCTGCTTCAGACACTCAGGAAAAGCACTGTGGGTGCACCCACACCTTGCCATGAAGATGGGCTGGTGATGCAATTGTGGACAGGGCATCCTTGCTCCTTACATCTCCCCGGGACcttgcagcagagaaaaggtCCCTGCTTTGTCCAGTCACTGTCCTGAACAGCAACCAGGTTGTCTGGATGAAGCTAAGTTTTTATTATACAGTGATTAAGTAAATGGCATGGAGACGTTTGAAGAACCCACTGGGGAGAATTCTGAGGCTTGGCAGGGTCCAAGATTGTCACTTTGATCCTGCACCATGCCTAGTGTGTGGTATTTTCCCTGTGGCTAGAtatactgggatatactggCAGATGTGAGCTTCTGCTTACCTTAACAAGCCACTGGCATATAGGTAGCCATATTAATGCCGTTCTGAACTTGTGTTAGATTATCCTCTCTTTCACTTTGAACTCAGCCTATCATTAACCACAGCTACATGGCTTCTGCTCAGAAACAGACCGTGGCCAGCCTGCTTGGAGCAGAGATAGGAATCAGTTTGCATTGCAGCACCTAGAGATGCACCTTGGGACCAAACCATTCAAATTCAAGTTGGTGTCTGGTTTCAGAGCTGTCACCCCTGATGCTTTTCAAAGTAGGTGTTTCGGTCTGGCTACCCTGCAGTTTGatttaaaacacttttataCTCCAagccagttttgtttttttttttttttttttttttctttcctaaaggAGTGGGACAAATGCAGCTGTTGATGGTTGgctttttaattgttgttttgggtttttttttcccccaaaagctCAGTTCCTCCTTGGGCTATGATATAAGGTGGCCAATTATCTGTCATTATATGATCCCTGAGGTCCCTTCGGACAGATGGTTCTCTGTTACCTCGAAACAATGGGAGCCACTGAGTGCTTGATGCTTGGAAAATGGGACCACCTATTTTTGGTCCTGCTTTGTTTACATCCGTTGGAAAAGCACAAGGAAGGGGTAGCAAcgtttttctgcagcagctaCTTGCTGCAGTAGAAAATGTGAATTGCTTGATATGCATCCATCACTGCAACATGACCTTCAGCTACCTGAGTTGTTAAAGGAAGAGGGTAGTCCTGGCAGAAAGTTGAATTGCTCATTAATTACTTTGTAATTTAGCCACTTAGCTTTGTCAAGGCTGTAGAACACAAGGGGTGTGGCTGATTATCTTCCCAGTGTTTCACCTTTACAAGTGCAAATTACCTATAAACGTAAAACCATCATGTGTAGTGTCCTTTTTAAGTAAAACCATCATGGGTGGTGCATTCTGTGTATGGATGGATGTCAGACATCTGAATCTCTGCTTTCTTAGGCCTGTGGCCTGGCCTGAGGCCTCAGACTGTTCACGTGCCATTGGGACCTTTTCTGAAGTGTAGCAGACATTTCTGGCATTCCTTCCTCTGTCGTGCAGACTCCCCAAGTAGGGCCGCCCAAACACTCCTATGTAAAAGGACCAACTTTGGATAACTGCAGTGCGAAAGCAGAAGTGAGTTAAACTGAAGTATTTTCTCTGCAGGGGAGAGCATTGTTACTCTGTTAGGAGCGGGCCAGGGAGAGAGATCAGACTTTTTGCTTTGTGCTTGTGGTAGATAAATCCAGGGTGTCTCTCTTTTTACTTTGCAGGTAGTGGCCGTGGAAGCAGCAGTCTGCCTCCTCATACCATCATCAATGAATTTCCAGAGTATGGCACCGTAGAGTCGAGCAGACAAGCGCCATCGGCTCCATGGACATGCCAGGCCAAGCCTATAACACGCAGTCCAGAAAGACGGGACAGTCACCACCGTGTCAGGCCTATTCCTCAGTGCGCGGCTCCTGCTGATAATTTGAGGCCTGCTGCAGGGGCATTGCAGCTTCACACCTCAGAAGAAGGTTTGCAACCCACGAGTAATCTGCCAGAGATTATGAAAATCTCTCGACAGTTAGAAGCAACAAAGGTGCAAGAAAGAGCAAATACTTCTCTTCAGAGATCTGCAGATTCAGAGATGCAAATGGAAAAAACGAGTGTTACTGGCAGCCAAAATGTGCAGGCACCCAGAGAACCAATTTCAGCAGGCCAAGAAAAACTCTCAGACATGTTTCTTCCATCTGAACgaacagctgaggaaaaaaagcatttgatcATAGAGAAAGATCTGGCTTCAGTACGATCTGGAGAAAAGCAGTCTGAATCCTCACAAACCATAAGTAATAAAGCAGAGGAGGTCCACACAGCTCAGAAACCAAGCTGTCACAAGCCATCTGTGACAAACCTGGAAGCAGTCAGCAGAGTGGAGAGGGGGACACGTTTTGAGGAGTTTTCAGAGTACAGTCAAGGCAAGATGCAAACAGGTACTGAGAGAAGGCTTGCTAAAGAGGCAGCTGTGAGTAAACATGTAGAATTTCAAGGTGTGGAGATCTTATGGCTGCAAAAAGCTGAGGAGCAGCGAAGAAAGAAGCACTCACTGCTGGACTCTGTGTCTGTGGAGAGGAAGGCATTCCCCAAAACATCCAGCCACCCCATGTCACCAATGATCTTGCATTCCTTGCCAGACAGTGCCTGGAGTGAGGTCTGTGAAGACCCAAGGCTGGAACCTGGTGCCTCTGGAGCCACTCCTCTACCACTGCTCAAAGAAAGCAGGAAGGATGAAGTTTCTGTGAAGGACAGGAAGAACTGTGGTGAGGAGGAGATGGCTGTGTTTGCGAGAGACCAGGGCAGGTGAGCTGGTGCTAAGAGGGTAGCAGGAGTAAGGCAGGGGTTCTCTTATCTAGGCATGTGGCTTGTGCCTACCTGTTTAGGAGCTAATAAGAAGCAGCAAATATTTGTCTGCTGCCTGTGGTGTGGTGTTTACAGTAGTGGTTCACATAGCTGGTGGTTGGCTAGTGCCTGAAGTTGGTACTGAAGTCTTGCTGTTTGCACAGGGATGTCTTTGTGATGAAGCATCTGTAGCAGGTGTAATTGGGATCTGGACATGCCAtgtgtcctagggtgacgttatGATGCTCATATCCCCCAGtcatgtgttctgtttatgctggatattctattctgtgccttcaagatGGGCTCTGAGAACGAAggtggggagaagaagaagcacaGAGTTTGTTATCAGCCTGCACTAACTTCTCCACAGTCTGCTGGACACAGAACACTGTGTTGTCTGGGCACGGATGGGACAGGACACCGCGCTCCTTCGCTTTCTAGTTcgtttagctagctgaggcagtcCAAGTTTCCCtggactggttttctttcccttttcttggatcCATTCAAACCTGCTCCAGACTGGGGCCTGGGGAAACACCGAGAGCTTGCACTTTGTGGCCCACCAGGGCCtactgtgggcagcagcagcctttcccagtgccggagggactgataacagaGTGACCACCCCCCAGAGAGATTTtttgaatttgtcatctcttcagagagacaaatgagttttgtcatctagtattgttcattttttgtgctggggagtgctttgcctgttaaataaacaggttttttccacttctctcagaggaaattcttcctgaactgattggggggagggggctgtgtgagtttgctttctgggggggGGCCCTTTTTTGAcgttttctcccaaatttgccctaaaccagaACACTATGTAATTAAATACAGTTGGCACGCAGGCCTGTCCATACACACCTGAACAGATTTTCTGGTTTCATTCAGAGTTTGTGCAAAAACTGTGACAACCTCTGAATGGTTGGATAATAAAGACATTAAGGCCATGTCGATCATAGGAGGATAAATGCTACAATATGTGCTTTCTGTgttatctatctatctatctatctgtgTTTATATCATTTTAGCAGTACATATTGCAAGAATGGCATGTTGCTTTGCATCCTgatttgcttgcttttctttcctgatgcATATCTCTGACAAAACAAAAGGTTCCACTGGTGCGCTCTGAGCAAATCATGCCCACTTTGACCTGGAGAGATGTGTGCTGCTGAGACAACATCTCTACAAGGGAGGCTTTCCTGCCTCTGCACCTCTGTATCTGTGGAGTTTTGCTTTGACTAGTGCATGGGATTACTTGGGCTGGCTACCCTAACCTCTGGCATGTTGAGGAGCCCCACAGTATTTGgtgcagcagagaagaaaactcTTCAGGGGAATGGTATACCTTTCCTTGCATCAGCAAGCAGGCTGAGTTTTCTCCCTTCAAATCTGGTTCCCCAGGCtccatatttttaattgcacGTGCTTCCCTTTGCATTTTGGAGTgatttccttcagctttttgCTGAAGACCCCAGTCCTAGGACTGCAGAGCTGGCAAATAATCCTTCAGGGGCAGAGGCTCCATCTGGATACACATCTCCAGCATGTGCAGTCTCTGGCTTGGCACTGGTGCTAGGATAGATCTTGCACactgtgcttttctcttttgcacGTAAGCAGCTGATCAGTTAGACAGTATTAGGATGTCTCCTAGCCCTCTTCTTTTACCCagaaaattgtttctttctatGTCCCTGGAGAGGGAGATGATAACAGTCATAAAGAGAGGTAGTGCAAGGAAAAACCAGCATTTTACCTGCAGTGCCCTCTCTTGCATAAAGCTGCGTTAACCTTTCTGTTCAGAAAAGTGGAAGATGAGAAGGATTGCCCAAAGTCTTGCCCCCAAACTGAAATGAGCTGTTTCTGGTTAATTTTCAGGATGGTGGAGGAGGGGGAAGCCGCCACAGGAGGATACGAAGATTTCCTTGGGCAGAGGCACTCTGACATCTCCACTGATCTATACAGCTCACAGTTTGAAAACATCCTAGACAATGCATCTTTGTACT
This sequence is a window from Vidua chalybeata isolate OUT-0048 chromosome Z, bVidCha1 merged haplotype, whole genome shotgun sequence. Protein-coding genes within it:
- the LOC128802444 gene encoding PH and SEC7 domain-containing protein 3-like isoform X3 produces the protein MKISRQLEATKVQERANTSLQRSADSEMQMEKTSVTGSQNVQAPREPISAGQEKLSDMFLPSERTAEEKKHLIIEKDLASVRSGEKQSESSQTISNKAEEVHTAQKPSCHKPSVTNLEAVSRVERGTRFEEFSEYSQGKMQTGTERRLAKEAAVSKHVEFQGVEILWLQKAEEQRRKKHSLLDSVSVERKAFPKTSSHPMSPMILHSLPDSAWSEVCEDPRLEPGASGATPLPLLKESRKDEVSVKDRKNCGEEEMAVFARDQGRMVEEGEAATGGYEDFLGQRHSDISTDLYSSQFENILDNASLYYSAESLDTLYSEPDSYFSFEIPLTPIIQQRMKEGGQFLDRTSAVGQTDVPDREVKGCGEGIANGLRDASETLFKGDVTEVPHLESNVDLQNVVLDSSAAMGSNELQEKDATGALGHNLSNGSSSNLEAARRLAKRLYHLDRFKRSDVAKHLGKNNEFSKLVAEEYLKFFDFTGMTLDCSLRSFFKAFSLIGETQERERVLIHFSSRYYQCNPNTISSQDGVHCLTCAMMLLNTDLHGHNIGKKMTCQEFVANLQGMNDGKDFPRGLLKHETALCLNEDRCAYTGVHNLFIFL
- the LOC128802444 gene encoding PH and SEC7 domain-containing protein 3-like isoform X4, with the translated sequence MKISRQLEATKVQERANTSLQRSADSEMQMEKTSVTGSQNVQAPREPISAGQEKLSDMFLPSERTAEEKKHLIIEKDLASVRSGEKQSESSQTISNKAEEVHTAQKPSCHKPSVTNLEAVSRVERGTRFEEFSEYSQGKMQTGTERRLAKEAAVSKHVEFQGVEILWLQKAEEQRRKKHSLLDSVSVERKAFPKTSSHPMSPMILHSLPDSAWSEVCEDPRLEPGASGATPLPLLKESRKDEVSVKDRKNCGEEEMAVFARDQGRMVEEGEAATGGYEDFLGQRHSDISTDLYSSQFENILDNASLYYSAESLDTLYSEPDSYFSFEIPLTPIIQQRMKEGGQFLDRTSAVGQTDVPDREVKGCGEGIANGLRDASETLFKGDVTEVPHLESNVDLQNVVLDSSAAMGSNELQEKDATGALGHNLSNGSSSNLEAARRLAKRLYHLDRFKRSDVAKHLGKNNEFSKLVAEEYLKFFDFTGMTLDCSLRSFFKAFSLIGETQERERVLIHFSSRYYQCNPNTISSQDGVHCLTCAMMLLNTDLHGHNIGKKMTCQEFVANLQGMNDGKDFPRGLLKALYNSIKNEKLEWAV